One Meles meles chromosome 11, mMelMel3.1 paternal haplotype, whole genome shotgun sequence DNA segment encodes these proteins:
- the NAIF1 gene encoding nuclear apoptosis-inducing factor 1: MAVPAKKRKMNFSEREVEIIVEELELKKHLLVNHFNAGVPLAAKSAAWHGILRRVNAVATCRRELPEVKKKWSDLKTEVRRKVAQVRAAVEGGEAPGPTEEDGAGGPGTGGGSGGGGPAVAPVLLTPMQQRICNLLGEATIISLPTTTEIHPVALGPTATAAAATVTLTQIPTETTYHTLEEGVVEYCTAEAPPPLPAEAPVEMMAQHADTSVKPQALKSRIALNSAKLIQEQRVTNLHVKEIAQHLEQQNDLLQMIRRSQEVQACAQERQAQAMEGTQAALSVLIQVLRPMIKDFRRYLQSNTPNPTPPSEPGQVAQNGQPDSIIP; this comes from the exons atGGCCGTCCCAGccaagaagaggaagatgaaCTTCTCTGAGCGAGAGGTGGAGATCATCGTGGAGGAGCTGGAACTGAAGAAGCACCTGCTGGTGAACCACTTCAATGCCGGGGTCCCTCTGGCTGCCAAGAGTGCGGCCTGGCACGGCATCTTGAGAAGGGTCAACGCTGTGGCCACCTGCCGCAGGGAGTTGCCTGAGGTCAAGAAGAAGTGGTCTGACCTCAAGACCGAGGTCCGTCGCAAGGTTGCCCAGGTCCGGGCAGCGGTGGAGGGTGGCGAGGCCCCAGGGCCCACTGAGGAGGATGGAGCCGGTGGGCCTGGGACAGGTGGTGGCAGTGGTGGCGGTGGCCCAGCCGTAGCCCCCGTGCTGCTCACCCCCATGCAACAGCGCATCTGCAACCTGCTGGGCGAGGCCACCATCATCAGCTTGCCCACTACCACAGAGATTCACCCCGTGGCCCTCGGACCCACAGCCACTGCAGCTGCAGCCACGGTCACCCTGACACAGA TCCCCACGGAGACCACCTATCACACGCTCGAGGAGGGAGTGGTAGAGTACTGCACGGCGGAGGCCCCCCCACCGCTGCCAGCCGAGGCCCCCGTGGAGATGATGGCCCAGCACGCTGACACCTCGGTCAAACCCCAAGCGCTCAAGAGCCGCATAGCCCTCAACTCGGCCAAGCTGATCCAGGAGCAGCGGGTCACCAATCTGCACGTGAAGGAGATTGCCCAGCACCTGGAGCAGCAGAATGACCTGCTGCAGATGATCCGCCGCTCCCAGGAGGTGCAGGCCTGCGCCCAGGAGCGCCAGGCCCAGGCCATGGAGGGCACCCAGGCAGCACTGAGCGTCCTCATCCAGGTCCTCCGGCCCATGATCAAAGATTTCCGCCGCTACCTGCAGAGCAACACGCCCAACCCCACGCCCCCCTCGGAGCCCGGACAGGTGGCCCAGAACGGGCAGCCCGATAGCATCATCCCGTGA